In a single window of the Gossypium hirsutum isolate 1008001.06 chromosome A13, Gossypium_hirsutum_v2.1, whole genome shotgun sequence genome:
- the LOC107895135 gene encoding dol-P-Man:Man(6)GlcNAc(2)-PP-Dol alpha-1,2-mannosyltransferase-like isoform X1: MGLTTSTSVSSLLCFSWEFCQIARKKYAPDLLIVISPLYIWLAFMSLQPHKEERFLYPIYPLVCVSASAVIESFPDLFRDKYNPYYNSIIVMMAKFLRPVALSLILCASHSRTFSLINGYAAPMEVYKILEHHDDAGTSDRDFV; this comes from the exons ATGGGTTTAACAACTTCAACTTCTGTTTCATCCTTGCTTTGCTTTTCTTGGGAATTCTGCCAAATTGCAAGGAAAAAGTATGCCCCTGACTTGCTTATTGTAATCTCTCCTCTTTATATATGGCTGGCATTTATGTCTCTGCAGCCGCACAAAGAAGAAAG ATTCCTTTATCCCATATACCCTCTTGTTTGTGTTTCTGCTTCTGCTGTCATTGAGAGTTTTCCTGATCTTTTCCGAGACAAATATAATCCCTACTATAATTCTATTATAGTTATG ATGGCCAAATTTCTTAGACCTGTGGCCCTGAGCCTCATATTATGTGCCTCACATTCACGTACATTCTCATTGATCAATGGCTATGCTGCTCCAATGGAGGTTTACAAGATCTTGGAGCACCATGATGATGCAGGAACTA GTGACCGAGATTTCgtttaa
- the LOC107895135 gene encoding dol-P-Man:Man(6)GlcNAc(2)-PP-Dol alpha-1,2-mannosyltransferase-like isoform X2 — protein MGLTTSTSVSSLLCFSWEFCQIARKKYAPDLLIVISPLYIWLAFMSLQPHKEERFLYPIYPLVCVSASAVIESFPDLFRDKYNPYYNSIIVMMAKFLRPVALSLILCASHSRTFSLINGYAAPMEVYKILEHHDDAGTIR, from the exons ATGGGTTTAACAACTTCAACTTCTGTTTCATCCTTGCTTTGCTTTTCTTGGGAATTCTGCCAAATTGCAAGGAAAAAGTATGCCCCTGACTTGCTTATTGTAATCTCTCCTCTTTATATATGGCTGGCATTTATGTCTCTGCAGCCGCACAAAGAAGAAAG ATTCCTTTATCCCATATACCCTCTTGTTTGTGTTTCTGCTTCTGCTGTCATTGAGAGTTTTCCTGATCTTTTCCGAGACAAATATAATCCCTACTATAATTCTATTATAGTTATG ATGGCCAAATTTCTTAGACCTGTGGCCCTGAGCCTCATATTATGTGCCTCACATTCACGTACATTCTCATTGATCAATGGCTATGCTGCTCCAATGGAGGTTTACAAGATCTTGGAGCACCATGATGATGCAGGAACTA TCAGGTGA